One region of Carya illinoinensis cultivar Pawnee chromosome 8, C.illinoinensisPawnee_v1, whole genome shotgun sequence genomic DNA includes:
- the LOC122317876 gene encoding mitogen-activated protein kinase homolog NTF3-like translates to MATPVEPPNGVRQRGKHYYTMWKTVFEIDTKYVPIKPVGKGAYGVVCSSINRETNEKVAIKKIKNVFENTIDALRTLRELKLLRHLRHENVIALKDVMKASHRRTFKDIYLVYELMDTDLHQVIKSSQPLSGDHCKYFLFQLLRGLNYLHSANILHRDLKPGNLLINANCDLKICDFGLARTNGGDDQFMTEYVVTRWYRAPELLLRCDNYGTSIDVWSVGCIFAEILGRKPIFPGEDYLNQLKLIINVLGSQHKADLEFIDNPKSRKYIKSLPHSGGMQFSHLYPEADPLAIDLLQRMLMFDPTKRITVSEALQHPYMSELYDPRSNSPAQVTINLDIDENLGEKMIREMMWDEMLLYHPEATSAHV, encoded by the exons ATGGCTACTCCGGTAGAGCCTCCGAATGGCGTTAGGCAACGAGGGAAGCATTACTACACAATGTGGAAAACGGTGTTCGAGATCGACACCAAATACGTGCCCATCAAACCCGTAGGTAAAGGGGCATATGGGGTGGTGTGCTCTTCCATCAACAGGGAAACCAATGAGAAAGTTGCAATCAAGAAGATCAAAAACGTGTTTGAGAACACCATTGATGCGCTGAGAACGCTGAGGGAGCTGAAGCTTCTTAGACATCTTCGGCACGAGAATGTTATTGCTTTGAAGGATGTCATGAAGGCTAGTCATCGAAGGACTTTCAAGGACATATACTTGGTTTACGAACTTATGGATACGGATCTTCACCAGGTTATCAAGTCCTCGCAGCCACTTTCTGGTGatcattgcaaatatttcttgTTCCAG TTGCTTCGAGGACTCAATTATCTTCATTCGGCAAATATCCTTCACCGGGACTTGAAGCCTGGGAACCTCCTTATCAATGCCAATTGTGACTTGAAGATATGTGATTTTGGACTGGCACGAACTAATGGAGGCGATGATCAGTTCATGACAGAGTATGTTGTCACTCGTTGGTACCGTGCACCGGAGCTCCTCTTGCGATGTGACAATTATGGGACCTCCATTGATGTGTGGTCTGTTGGATGCATCTTTGCTGAGATTCTTGGTCGGAAACCAATCTTCCCTGGAGAGGATTACCTCAACCAGCTGAAACTGATAATCAATGTTCTTGGCAGCCAACACAAAGCTGATCTTGAGTTCATTGACAATCCAAAGTCCAGGAAGTACATCAAATCACTACCCCATTCAGGGGGGATGCAGTTTTCCCATTTGTACCCCGAAGCTGACCCTTTAGCTATAGACTTGTTGCAAAGGATGCTTATGTTTGATCCAACTAAGAGAATTACCGTCTCTGAAGCACTCCAACACCCTTACATGTCAGAGCTGTATGATCCAAGAAGTAATTCTCCTGCCCAAGTCACAATTAATCTCGACATAGATGAAAATTTGGGGGAGAAGATGATTAGGGAGATGATGTGGGATGAGATGCTGCTTTACCATCCTGAAGCTACCTCTGCCCACGTGTAG